The nucleotide sequence ACCGGCGCCATTCTGGAAGGGATTGAGCGCATCGGACAGTACACCATCGACGACTCGATGCGAAAAGATATTTATATCGCAAAGGTAGCGTATTATACAAACCAGCCAAGCGGCTCAGACGTGCTTGCCACCATTGTGTTTGCGGATATTCCGCGAAATCTAAAAGGCAAGCAGGAATTTAGCCGCATTCTCCAAGATGATGTGTACCCGCTCGCACTTGAACGAGCTTTACGTCATCCCTTTGCGAAGTCCTAACCATCATAAACAGGCTCGTCTCTGTCGCTCTCCGATATTGTATTCGGTGAGAATGACCGACAGAGACAGCCTGTTTATTGTTTTTCCTTTTCCTTCTTTCCAGACAACACACGCTTGACGAGCTCATTGGGATCAAAGCCGTACTTTTCGATGGCGCTCTCACGTTGTACCTCGTGTACCGTTTCTGGTTCAATTCCCAGTACCTCTGATATTTGCCGCCACCCTTTCGTCTCGCTGTCTTTTGCCCCTTGCCCTTGCTTCTCGACCTGCTTGGGCTTCAAGAAAAAGATCGCAAGCACAGCGAAAACGAGCGATAAACCTGCGATCGATAGAAACATGACCGTCCGAGAAATTCCGAGCAACCAGGTAAAAATAGGCGGGCCAATCGCAACACCGATAAAACGGACACCGCTATACAAAGAAGTAATCATACCCCGCTCTGTTTTTTGTACGGCCCCAACGATCATGGAGTTCAAGCATGGTAATATCATCCCCGTTCCCACGCTACCGATGACCAAAATGCCTATGAGGACATAAGCCCCTTTGACAAAGCTGGCCAGAATGTAAGACGTAGCCAGCAAAAACATGCCGATTATCACAAACAGACGCATCAGCTTCAGCTTCTTTTTGATAATGATTCCTGTCACATAGGCCGCTATACTCATCACGAGCAAGGGAATCGCCAAAAAGAAGCCTTTGATGACACCATCAATCTTATATTTTTCCTCCAATAAGTCAGACAGGTAAAACAGTACCCCAAACAACGTGAACAAGCAGATGCTCCCAATAAAAAACGCGGGGACAAGCCATTTTCCATGCTGTTTAAACACCTGCGCGATCGAATGCATGTACTGCTTAACGGGGAGCGGCTTCTTATCCTGTTTCTTTTCCTTGGTCAGAAATAAAAACATCAGGAGGACGACACCGCAAATAATTGGAAAAGCTAAAAAGACCATGTACCAAGAAATGAGAGCAAGCAAGGAGCCAAAAATCGGACTTAATACTTTTCCCATCCCGTTGGATGTCTCCAAGAGCCCCAATGCCCTACTCTCCGAAGCGCCGTCGAACAGATCCCCTACCAATGCCATCGCGATGGGCGCTGTACCGGCGGCCCCGATCCCCTGCAAGACACGCCCTCCCATGATGGCCATATAAGGTTGATCTATCCACAACGCGGCAAGCCCTGCGACCAAACCACCCAGACCATATAGAGCAAGGGAGATGATAATGACGATTTTTCTCCCAAATCGATCCGACAAATAGCCGGCAAAAGGAATCACAATACCTGCTGCAATCGAAAAAGCGGTGATCAACAAGCTCGACTGTAAAGCGGTGAGCTTCATTTCTGTTTTCATTGTAGGCAGTACAGGGATCAGCATCGAGTTGCCCAGCACCATAACGAGTGGAACCCCGACGAGCCCAATCAGGTTTTTCGCATTTTGTGCCATACGAAACTCCTTGTCTTACGCATAAGCGCTACCGTCCCAGCGCAACGCGTTAATAATCTCCCAGTCAGGTTCAATGCCTATTCCCACGCCAGTAGGAAGCGTCACTTCGCCATTTATGGGTCGCAGCGGAAACAATTGTGTAAACGGGTTCTCCATAACGTCCCATTCGACAGGCTCAATCGGATGGCTATCCATCTTGGTCCATGCCAGCAAGCACGCCTGTGCAAATAACGTATACAATCGTGCCAGTGATCCGTCAAAGGAATGTGGAGACACGCGATAGCCAAACTGACGGGCCATTTGCAGATGCGTTCGATAATCGTCAATGCCCCCCGTATGCATTAGGTCAGGCTGAGCAATATCGATGGCCCCGCCCTCATACAAAGGCAAAAACTGTGCGCAGCGAATCAAGTTTTCTCCTCCAGCAAGCGGAATGGATATAGATGCACGAAGCTTGACATATTCGTTTGTGCGATCCATGGGCATCGGCTCCTCCAGCCAAAGCCAATTGCCATAACGGGAAAAAAGCCCTTCCCACTTCCTTGCAGTCGCACAGTCGTAGCTCTGATTGGCATCTACCGCTACGTGAACTTGTTCCGGTAGCAAATTCATCAGTTTTTCGATATGCGTCTGATCCTCTTGAACAGAGCGCCCGCCAATCTTTACTTTCACCATTTTGAACCCATCGTCGACTTGCTGGCTGACTTGCTTCCATGACTGCTGCATCCAGTCTGCTGTTTCACGGTAAGATTGGAGGGAAGCATATACCGGGATGCCAGAATGAATCTGGCCTCCCCACAGTTGACACACAGATAGCCCCGCTGCTTTCGCCAAAATTTCCGTAAGTGCCATACTGACACCTGAAGCTGATCGCTGATGCCACTTTCCTATGACATCGACTATGGCTACTCTGTTATCCACCTGCTTACCCAACAAGTACGGGATGATGCGCTCACAAAAGCCCTTATGGAGCGTCGGCAGCCAATCGATAATTTCTCCCCAGCCATCGATTCCAGCCCTCGTGATTATCCGAATGAGATAACTGGTTCGATAACGCTTATACCCATTTGCATCGCCGTAAGCTTGCGATAGACGTTGTAGAAGCGGATACGTTTCCACGCGCTCAATTTGCAGGTCAAAGACCGCTACCTGATCATGAGTAGTCATCCATGCCCTCTCGTTCTGCTTGCTCTCCCTCGTAATCGTCATACGAGAGGAAATTTCCTTTCCCTTCTCCTTTTCTCATGTACTCCTCATACGTCCCGCTTCTCATAAAATGCACACTGTCCGGTCCGTGATAGCCCTCAATATCGGTATAACCGATTTCCTCTACAGCTTCTACAAAGCCATCCGGCTCATTGCTCTCGATATACATTTCGTCGTAATCCGTTTTATCGGGTTCCTGGTACGAGAAAGGCGTGCTGGATGTCCCCCATGACTCGACAATTTGCCAAGCATCCTCACCATCGAATCCGTTCTGTCCTTCTTTTTCATCCAGAGATGTACGTCCGAAAGGCGGCTGCAAAAACTGTTCCTCGATCGGACGTGACTCGTTGATTGACGGCGCTGGTGCATGCTCCTTGCACGTTTGTGCCTGAGGCAGTGCTTCCAGTCGCTCCACCGGTATTTGCTCTCCACAGACCGTACAGAGGCCGTAGGTGCCTTCCTCCATACGCAGTAGCGCCTGATCAATCTCTTTTAATGTCTCACGATCGAGACTGTCTAGGGCCAAATCTTTTTCCCGTTCAAACATCTCACTGCCGATATCTGCCGGATGATTATCGTACATGGCAAACTCTTGCAAAGAGGTTGTCATCGGTTCTCTCATGCCATAATGGTCCTGTACGCGGTCTTCCAGTTCTTTTTTCTGTTCCAGCAGCTTTTCCCGGAAGCTGGCCACCATCTTTTGGTCCACGCTGTACACCACCTTTGTTTGGTTTCCTCAACAGGTAGTATGTCTTGGTCCCGTAGGAAATATGACCACGAAACGGTCATGGCCGTTTTGGTGGTTCGCATATGGCCTATCACAGCAAAAAACCTGCCACCCCCAAAGGGAATGACAGGTTAATCAACCGATTTTTATTCTGTTACATGTGCGTAGTGTTGTTCTACGACATCTGCGCAACGCACGCAGAGCGACGGGTGCGACTCGCGAGTGCCAACATCCGGTTTCACTACACGGCAACGCTCGCATTTACCACCGTCTGCGGCCGAAACCACAGTAGCAATTCCTTCGAGTTGTACTGCTTCTGCCGGAGCAGAACCGCTGTGTACATCCACGTGAGCTACGATGAACAGGTCAGCGAGATCGTCCATTGCTGCCAATGTTTTCGCAACTTCTTCCGTTTGTGGGTACAGAGCCAGCTTCGCATCAACGGAGTTACCGAACACCTTGTTGCGGCGCGCTTCTTCCATGGCTTTGAGAACCTCGTCACGAATCGCCAGGAACGCATCCCATTTGCTCTCTGCTTCTGCTGCAAAGCTGAGATGTTGTTCATCGCCTTCTGGCATGTCCGTCAACTGCACACTCTTCTCTTCCACGCCTGGAATGAACGCCCATACCTCATCGGCTGTGTGTGGCAACAGTGGAGCAACCAGCTTCACCAGATTGAGCAAGCAATCGTACATCACTGTCTGTGCAGCGCGTCGTTTCAGACTATCTGGCGCTTCTACATAAAGGCGGTCCTTGCAAATGTCCAGATAGAACGCGGACAAATCAATGACGCAGAAGTTGTGAACAGCATGGAAAACGGTATGGAACTGATATTCATCGTACGCTTTGCGTGTACGCTTCGCGACTTTTGCCGCTTTCGCCAGAACATAACGATCCAGCTCTCCCAGCTCTTCGTACGCTACGCGGTCTGTTGCTGGATTAAATCCATCCAGGTTACCCAACAGGAAACGGAACGTATTGCGGATTTTGCGGTACACCTCAGCGATCTGGTTCAGAATCGCATCGGAAATCCGCACATCAGCCTGATAATCAACAGAAGCTACCCACAGACGCAAGATGTCTGCGCCCATCTTGTCAATAACTTGTTGAGGCACGATGACGTTACCGAGGGATTTGGACATTTTGCG is from Brevibacillus brevis and encodes:
- a CDS encoding mandelate racemase/muconate lactonizing enzyme family protein; this translates as MTTHDQVAVFDLQIERVETYPLLQRLSQAYGDANGYKRYRTSYLIRIITRAGIDGWGEIIDWLPTLHKGFCERIIPYLLGKQVDNRVAIVDVIGKWHQRSASGVSMALTEILAKAAGLSVCQLWGGQIHSGIPVYASLQSYRETADWMQQSWKQVSQQVDDGFKMVKVKIGGRSVQEDQTHIEKLMNLLPEQVHVAVDANQSYDCATARKWEGLFSRYGNWLWLEEPMPMDRTNEYVKLRASISIPLAGGENLIRCAQFLPLYEGGAIDIAQPDLMHTGGIDDYRTHLQMARQFGYRVSPHSFDGSLARLYTLFAQACLLAWTKMDSHPIEPVEWDVMENPFTQLFPLRPINGEVTLPTGVGIGIEPDWEIINALRWDGSAYA
- a CDS encoding TraR/DksA C4-type zinc finger protein, translated to MVYSVDQKMVASFREKLLEQKKELEDRVQDHYGMREPMTTSLQEFAMYDNHPADIGSEMFEREKDLALDSLDRETLKEIDQALLRMEEGTYGLCTVCGEQIPVERLEALPQAQTCKEHAPAPSINESRPIEEQFLQPPFGRTSLDEKEGQNGFDGEDAWQIVESWGTSSTPFSYQEPDKTDYDEMYIESNEPDGFVEAVEEIGYTDIEGYHGPDSVHFMRSGTYEEYMRKGEGKGNFLSYDDYEGEQAEREGMDDYS
- a CDS encoding NUDIX domain-containing protein; amino-acid sequence: MYAFYDDFGLPVKLTFSSEEYRNHQAGHVLIFAFYQGKLLFTRHRTRGVELPGGKVEAGENSLAAAVREVYEETGAILEGIERIGQYTIDDSMRKDIYIAKVAYYTNQPSGSDVLATIVFADIPRNLKGKQEFSRILQDDVYPLALERALRHPFAKS
- a CDS encoding MFS transporter yields the protein MAQNAKNLIGLVGVPLVMVLGNSMLIPVLPTMKTEMKLTALQSSLLITAFSIAAGIVIPFAGYLSDRFGRKIVIIISLALYGLGGLVAGLAALWIDQPYMAIMGGRVLQGIGAAGTAPIAMALVGDLFDGASESRALGLLETSNGMGKVLSPIFGSLLALISWYMVFLAFPIICGVVLLMFLFLTKEKKQDKKPLPVKQYMHSIAQVFKQHGKWLVPAFFIGSICLFTLFGVLFYLSDLLEEKYKIDGVIKGFFLAIPLLVMSIAAYVTGIIIKKKLKLMRLFVIIGMFLLATSYILASFVKGAYVLIGILVIGSVGTGMILPCLNSMIVGAVQKTERGMITSLYSGVRFIGVAIGPPIFTWLLGISRTVMFLSIAGLSLVFAVLAIFFLKPKQVEKQGQGAKDSETKGWRQISEVLGIEPETVHEVQRESAIEKYGFDPNELVKRVLSGKKEKEKQ